One segment of Setaria viridis chromosome 4, Setaria_viridis_v4.0, whole genome shotgun sequence DNA contains the following:
- the LOC117854095 gene encoding probable galactinol--sucrose galactosyltransferase 2 isoform X1, with amino-acid sequence MRRVALPRRGGAVYALMLPVLDGDFRVSLQGSPENELQLCLESGDPEVQTMEAADAVFINSGDNPFKLMKESIKLLSKIKGNFKHIEDKEIPANLDWFGWCTWDAFYKAVNPAGIEEGLKRYIVHFLFHTIVYVILEGNIDTEGHLLPHLYCYII; translated from the exons ATGAGGAGGGTTGCGCTGCCGCGGAGGGGGGGTGCGGTGTATGCACTGATGCTGCCGGTTCTTGACGGCGATTTCAGGGTCAGCCTTCAGGGGAGCCCTGAGAACGAGCTCCAGTTGTGCTTGGAGAGCG GTGATCCTGAGGTCCAGACGATGGAAGCAGCTGATGCGGTATTCATCAACTCAGGGGATAATCCATTCAAGCTAATGAAGGAATCCATCAA GTTGCTATCAAAGATCAAAGGAAACTTCAAGCATATTGAGGACAAGGAG ATCCCTGCAAATTTGGACTGGTTTGGGTGGTGCACCTGGGATGCATTTTACAAGGCTGTTAACCCAGCAGGGATCGAGGAGGGCCTTAAGAGGTATATTGTACATTTCCTTTTTCACACAATTGTTTATGTAATATTAGAAGGGAATATAGATACAGAAGGGCATCTTTTGCCTCATTTATATTGCTATATCATCTAG
- the LOC117854095 gene encoding probable galactinol--sucrose galactosyltransferase 2 isoform X2: MRRVALPRRGGAVYALMLPVLDGDFRVSLQGSPENELQLCLESGDPEVQTMEAADAVFINSGDNPFKLMKESIKLLSKIKGNFKHIEDKEVTLCRSLQIWTGLGGAPGMHFTRLLTQQGSRRALRGILYISFFTQLFM, translated from the exons ATGAGGAGGGTTGCGCTGCCGCGGAGGGGGGGTGCGGTGTATGCACTGATGCTGCCGGTTCTTGACGGCGATTTCAGGGTCAGCCTTCAGGGGAGCCCTGAGAACGAGCTCCAGTTGTGCTTGGAGAGCG GTGATCCTGAGGTCCAGACGATGGAAGCAGCTGATGCGGTATTCATCAACTCAGGGGATAATCCATTCAAGCTAATGAAGGAATCCATCAA GTTGCTATCAAAGATCAAAGGAAACTTCAAGCATATTGAGGACAAGGAGGTAACTCTATGCAG ATCCCTGCAAATTTGGACTGGTTTGGGTGGTGCACCTGGGATGCATTTTACAAGGCTGTTAACCCAGCAGGGATCGAGGAGGGCCTTAAGAGGTATATTGTACATTTCCTTTTTCACACAATTGTTTATGTAA